The sequence below is a genomic window from Deltaproteobacteria bacterium.
CCCGACGGCACGGCGGCGGCCGACGAAGTCGGCGGCACGCGGTCGCGGGTGCGCCGTGAGTTGATGCTGTGGTCGGCGGCCTACGGATTTGCCGCCGGCCGCGCCATCGCGGATCCGGCCAGCGACGCGGCGCCGGCCGGCAGTTTGCTCGGCCTGGGCGCGGCGGTCGGAGCGAGTTATTGGGCCACCCGCCGCTGGTCGATCGGCGAGGCCGACGCCCAGGCGATCGAGTCCGCCGGCACGTGGGCCGCGGTCGAGGCGGCGTTTCTGACCCACGCGATCGGCGGCGTCGATCACGACTACACGCAGACCGACGGGTTCGTGTCGGTTGCGATCGGCGGCGCCGTCGGCGTCGGCGCGGGCGTGGCGTGGGCGGTCCGGGGCGAGCCGCGCGGCGACCGGATCGCACTGGCCAACTCGCTCGGCCTATACGGCCTGGCAGGAGGGTTGATGTTCGGCGTGGCCCTCGATCCGCCGGAGCCGGAGGCGTACTCCGTCAACGCCGTGGTCGGGTCGGTCGCCGGGCTGGCCGTCGGCTGGTGGCTGGCCGACCGCGTGGACACGTCGCGCGGCCGGCAACTCAAGGTCGACATCGGCGCGGCCGTCGGCTTGGCGGCACCGTGGGCGCTTGTGTACCCGCTGGTCAAAGACGACGGGACCAACGACGACGAGCAGGCGGTCGGCGCGCTGTCGATTGCGACGATGGCGGCGGGCGGCTACCTCGCGTGGCGATTTACGCGCCCCACCGCCAGCGAGCCGACGGCGCCCGCGCCGGTGCCGGCCGTCGCCCGGCGCGGCGTCGACGGTCGCTGGTCCCTCGGCGTGCCCGTCCCACGGCCGTTCGAAGATCCGCGCCTGGCACCGCCGGCGGCCGCGTGGTCCGTCGGAATCGATCTCGTCGGAGGCGTGCTGTGACGGCGGCGTCGAAGTGGGCGGCGCTCGCGCTGGCGGTGGCAGCGGCCGCGTGCGGCGCTCGCGCACCGAGCGCGGACGACCCCGGTGCGGTCGCCGACCGGTTCATCGACCGCTACGTGGTCGAGGCGGACCAGCGTGCGGCTCTCGAGTTGGCCGACGGCGTCGCGCGCACGCGGCTCGAAGACGAGATGGAGCAGGTGCGCGCCGTGCGGGGCGCCGGAGCGCCTCCGAGCGGCGCGCGGCCGCGCGTGTATTGGGAGCGCGTGTCGCTGCGCACCGACGGGTCGCGGAGCCGAGCGGTGTACGACGTGCGCCTTTCGTTCAGCGGGGACGAAACGCGACGCCACGTGCTCGTATCGCTCACGCGGCGCGACCGCGGCTGGCGGGTGACGAGCTTCGTCGTGCGCGACGGTCCCGCGGCGCGCCGGTGATCGGCCCCCGCGCCGACCCCGAGGCGAGTTCATCGCGTCGCGCGCACCGCGCCCGGCTACCGAGCGCGGCGGCGACATTGTAGAGTTTCGCGCGTGGATCCAGCAGTCGTATCGGCGCTGCGCTGCCCCGTGTGCAAATCCGACACGCTGTCGGCGGCCGGCGGTTCGTTGACGTGTCACCGGTGCGATCGGCGCTACCCGCGTGCCGCCGCCGGCTACATCGACCTGCTCGACGTCGACGGGGAACGCGCGCCGGCGACGGCGGCGCAGCGGTTCATGGAAAGCGAACTCGTCGCGCGGATCTACGAGCGGTTCTGGCGCCCGTTCATGGTGCGCGCGCTCGCCGGGCCGGGGGCGGCCGGCGCCGCGGGCGGGTTTGCGGGAGAGCTGTTCATTCACAAGAATGCGCTCGGAGTCGACGACCGCGCCGGGCCGTGGCTCGACTTGTCGTGCGGTCCGGGGCTGTTTACCCGCGCGTTTGCGGCCGCGGCGCCCGGCCAATCCATCATCGGGCTCGACATCTCGCGGCCGATGTTGGAGGAGGCGGCCAAGCGCACGCGCGCCTATCCGAACGTGACGCTGGTGCGCGCCGACGCGCACGATCTGCCGTTCGCGGACCGCCAGCTGGGCGGAGTCAACAACGCCGGCGCGCTGCACGTCTACGACGATCCGGATCAGGTCTTTCGCGAGGTCTTCCGCGTCATCCGGCCGGGAGGCGTCTACGTCGGCAGCACCTTCGTCGACGCGGCGCGCCTCACGTCGCGGCTGGCGTCGCGCCTGTCGGGCATTCGGCGCTACGACCCGCACGAGCTGCGCGCGCAGCTTTCGCGCGTCGGCTTTGCGGAATACGAGGAGGTCCGGCTGGGGGACGGCTTCGTGTTCAAGGCGAAAAAACCGTGACGCGGTCGCACCGGCGCGCGGATTTGCCGTGAAACCGCCAACAATTCTTACAGGTTGACCCTCGCGGCGACGACCGTTAGGGTGGCCGATAGCGGTATCACCGGGAGATGGGGATGACACGATGGACGGCATACGCGCTGGCGGCGGTCGCGGCCGGCGCCTGCGGGCGTGGCTTCGATGCGCGGCGGGATCCAGTGGACACCGGGACGTTCGGCGAGACGGTCGCGACGCTGGTGTGCAAGCGGATCGCGTACCTCGAGGACCTCGCCGCCTATGAGGCGGGCCGGACGGACCGGGTGGACGTCGCCGGCGATCGCTACCGCGACGAGTGCCGCTTGGGCTTGCCGTTCCCGGTCGACGCGCCCGACCGGCTGCACGCGCTGCACGCGGTGCGCGACGATCTCGTCGCCGCGATCGACGCGACATTCCCCGAGTCGTTTCTGCCCGACCTGCAGACGCTGCTCACGTCGGATGCGTTTTTGGCGCTGTACGACGACGGGACGGTCGACGCCGGGGTGGACGCGCTGATCGGCACGCTCGACCTGCTGGCGGCCGATGGCGGGTTCACCGCCGCGCTCGAGCGCTTCAACCACCGGCTCGGCTATCTGCCGGCGCCGCCCGCGCTGGGCGCCGCTCGCGCGCTGGTCCGCTACCCCGGCCTCCACGACCTGCTGTTGCACGTCACCACGGCGATCACGCCCGGGGGCAGCGCGAGCGACGCGTTCGACGCGACGCTGGCGGCGGCCTCGGCCGTGCTGCGCAACGCGGAGCCGGCTGCGGTGCCGTCGGATCCGGATCGCACCGGCGCCCTCGCGGTCGACCTGTTGTTGACCGAGTCGCCGTTGCTCGGCGTCGGGCGACCGCTGCCGCTGGTGCGTCGGGATCGCCGCGGCCTCGCGTTGGTCGCGCCCGAGGGGGGCGAGTTGCCCGAGCCGTTCGTCGACATGGACGCCGACGGCCTCGCGGACGCCGACGCGCTCGGGCGGTTCGTGGACGCAGACGGCCAGCCGATCGCGGCGCCGACCCCGTTCGCCTTGCCCGACGGTGCAGGGGTGCCGTGGCCGCACCGTGATGCGCTCGGCCGCGCGCTCACCGCCGACGACGCGGCGCCGCTGTACCAGTTCGTCGACCTCGACCGCACGCTGCTGGCGGCGCTGGCGCGGGACTCGCTGCAGCTGCTCGATCCCGATCGAGGCACGGCGCTGGACCTCGTGCGCGGCATGGCGCCCCTCATTGGTCCGCGCACGGCGACGTCGCGGACCTACGCCGGCGGCGACCGGATCGACTACACCGGGTTCGACTCCAGCGAGTCGCCGCTGCTCGACGTGCTCTACGGCTACGCGACGCTGCTCACGGACCCGAACGTCTACGACGTACTCGAGCTTGCGCGCCAGCTGTTTCGCGACCACGAAGCCGAGACGGCGCGACTGGTCGAGGCGCTCATTCGCACCGCGCGGTTGGCCGACGGCTATCCAGATGCGGAACTCGAGCCGGGCTCGCCGCTATACGACGATCTCATGCCGGTCATCGCGCAAATCGTGCAGACGCCCGGCCTCACCGAGGACCTGCTGCGGGCGCTGGAGGCGCCGGAGGTCGCCGAACTCGGCCTCCGGTTCGCCGAGCAGATGACGTACAAGGATCGGTTCGATCTCGATTCGGAGACGCAGCAGGTCGTCGGGTCGTTCGCGACCCCGGTCGACCGCGATGCGCCCGACTCGGGATTCAACCGGTCGTTGTTTCAGCGCATTCTGCACCTGATCCACGACGCCAACGGCGCGCGACTGTGCAACAAGCAGGGCGCGGTGATTCGCGATCCGATCCTCGGGATTCCGATCGCGACGTACGACGAGTGCGAGCTGCTGCGCATCGACGATCTGGCCGTGTTCTACGTGCAGTCGATCGCCTATGCGAAGGATGCCGCCGGCAACGTCATCTACGACAACATCGACGGCGTCCCGACGCCCCGGCCGAAGGCGCGGTTCCCGTTCACGTTCAACAACGCGCTGATCTCGGCAATCGTGAACGACGACCTGCTCGAGTCCGAGTCTGGGATCGAGGGGTTCCGCTTCCATCCGACGCCGCAGGCGCTCAATCGCGCCCTGTTTTTGGATCCGATGCCGGCGTTTTTGGCCGACGCCATGGACCCGGCGCGTTGCAACGAAGGGGATCGATTCATCGATGCGCACGCCGGTAGCCTGTTGGTGTGGGAACTCAACGATTTCTACGACCAGGTGCGGCCGATCGCGCAGGCGTTCGCCGATCACGACGCCGAGCACTTGTTCGTCGAGCTGCTGTCCGTACTCCACGAGCACTACCCGTCGCGCGCGTCGACCGATCACCAGCAGGCGGATCCGAACGGCAAGGGGTACGCGTTCGCGTCGGACATCGTGTCGTACGAGCCGCTGCTGATCGATCTCCTCGAACGCCGCGATCTGCTCGACGCTCTCGTCTACGGGGCGCCGGTGGTCAACGGGATGACGGTCAACGGACGGCCATCGGTGGACGTACTCGCGGACGCGGCCCGGTTCCTGGTCGTGCCGCGCGCGGGGCTGACCGACCGGTATGGCCAGACGGCGACCGAGACCGAGGACGGCCGCCCGGTCGCGGAGCTGTCGCCGTGGTACTTGCTCGCCGACGCACACAAGCGCAAGCGCGCCGCGCTCGCCGAGGCGGGATCGGCCGCGGCGGCGTGGCGCGAAGCGATCAGCGAACTGGTGGACGTCCTGCTGCGCGGCGACGCGGTAGTGGGCGTCGGCTGGCGGTTTCGCAATCCGCGGCTGCGCGGCGTGACGGTCGCTCTGATCGACTACGTCGAAGCACGCTTGCGCGCGCACGATGCGGCCGGCGATCGGGACGACTGGTTGCTCCGCGATTTGCCGCAGCGCGTCGACGACCTGGTCACGGGGCCGCTGCTGGCGGCGGGCGCCGACCTGATCGCCGCGCTCGACGCCGATCCGGCGGCGCGCCGCGACCTCGAGGCGGCGCTCGCGTACCTGGTCGACGAGGTCGGCGACGAAGACGTGTTCTGGACGTCGGTCGCGGCGGCCGCCGACATCCTTCAGCTCGCACTCGATGACCGCGACATCGTTCCGATCGCTCGCGCTCTCGGTGAGGTGCTGCGACCCGAGCGTCACTTGATCACACCGCAGCTCGTGTTTGCGCGCGACGCGCGCGCCGGCGACGAAACGCGCGCGCTGGCCGGGATGCTCGAGAACTTGTTCGTCGAACACCGGCCCGGTCACACGGCCGTCGGCGACATCCTCGACGCCATCACCGAGGTCAACCGCGCCCGCCCGTGGGAAGATCTCGGTGAGCCCTACCGCGCCGACGACTATCGCGCGGCGCTGTCGGCGGTCGCCGAGTTCCTCGGCGAGGAGCGCCGCGGTCTGCACAAGTTCATCGAGATCATCCGGAGCCGGCGACGATGACGCGCGCGCTCGTGGTCGCGGCGGCGATGTCCGCGGCGTTCGCGCCGGCGGTCGCGCGCGGCGGTGGCATGTTCTTGCCGACGCGCGGTGTGCGACCGACGGCGCGCGCGGGCGCGTTCGTCGCGGGCGCCGACGATCTCGGAGCGCTGTGGTTCAACCCGGCGGGCCTCGCCGCGCTGCGCGGCCGCGGTGCGCGCGCCGCTCTCGTCGACGCGAGCTTCGTGTCGCAGCGGGTGTCGTACGCGCGCATCGACTCGGGGTTCAACGAGCACGAGCCCGTGGAGGACGAAAACCCCGGACTGCCGATTCCGACGCTCGGCCTCGCGTTCGGCGTCGGCGACGACGTCGTGGTCGCGGCGGGCGTGTTGGCGCCGTACGCGGCGCTCGGCCGCTATCCGGCCGACGGTCCCCAACGCTACTCGCTCGTGGACCTGTCCGATGCCAAGATGGCGATCGTCGAGGTGGCTGCGGGTTGGCAGGTCGGCCGCCGGTTGCGTCTGGGCGCCGCCGTCCAGAACCTCGTGTCGTCGCTGACGTCGACCGTCGTGTTCAATGGCTGCCCCGGGCAGACCGTCTGCGCGCCGGAGGATCCCGAGTTCGACTCGCTGTCGCGATTCGAACAGAGCGACGCGTTCAGCCCATCCGCCGTGGTGGGGGGCCAGTACTCGCCACACGACCGCGTGCGCGTGGGCGCGGCGGTGCAGCTCCCCTTTCGCGTCTCCGGCGAGGGACGAGTGCGGGTCGTCCTGCCGTCGTCCGGTTTCTTCGACGGCGCGTCGGTGCGGGGAGACCGCGCGTCGATGGCGTTCACCTTGCCTGCGATGCTGCGGCTCGGCGTCGAAGTGTCGCCCGCGGCGCGGTGGCGCGCGGAAGTGGCGGTGGATGTCGAACTGTGGTCGATGCACGACGAGTTCGCGCTCGAGCCCGAGGACGTCGCGATCGAGAACGCGGCGGGCGTAGGCACCTACGAGATCGGTTCGCTGCGCGTCCCGCGCGGATTCGACGACAGTGTAGCGGTGCAGATCGGCCTCGAGGGCCAGCCGTGGGCCGCGCGGCCGCTTACGGTGGCGTTCGGCTACGCATACGAGACGTCGGCTGTGCCGGACCGCTATCTGAGCGTGATGACCGTCGACGGGGACAAACACCTTGTGGCGGCGGGCGTCGGCTATCGCCTCGGCGCGACATCGCTGTACGCATCGGCGTCGTACACGGCGATGGCGGACCGGGACGTCACCCCCGAAGAGGGCCGTGCGCCGCAGCTGTCTCCGATTCGCGACGACAACCAGGACATGCCGCTCGACGTCTACGTCAACTGGGGTCGGTACGAGGCGTCGTGGCTGACGGTCGGGCTGTCGCTGGCCCGCACGTTCTGACGGCCCGCGCGGCGGACGCGGCCGGCGTGACGAGTCCCGATGGGCCGTGTCCCGGTGGTAAGATCAGCGCGTGGGGGTGCGCCGCATCCTGATCGTCGACGACGATCGGTCCATGTTGTCCGCGGTGGCCGACATGGTTCGCGATCAGGGGCACGAGCCGCACACGGCGACGTCGTGGACGGACGCGCTCCGGTTGTACCGGCAGGTGCGTCCGGACTGCGTCCTGCTCGACGTCATGATGCCGACGATCGACGGCTTCAAGATGGCGCAGCTGCTCAAGCGCGAAGAGGAGGGCGGTTTCGTGCCGATCATCCTCATCACCGGGCTCGGCGACGTGGAGTCCAAGCGGCGCGGGATGGCGTCAGGCGCCGACGACTTCCTCACCAAGCCCGTCAACGCCGTCGAGTTGGAAATCCGGTTGGCGTCGATGCTGCGCATCAAGGATCTGGCCGACCAACTCCAGCGCGCCAACGACCAGTTGGCCGAGCTCGCCGCGACCGACGGGCTCACGCAGCTGCGAAACCGCCGCGTGCTGTACGAGCACCTCGAGCGCGAGTTCGCGAGGGCGCGTCGCTACAAGCACCCGCTGGCGGTGTTCATGCTCGACGTCGACCACTTCAAGCAAGTC
It includes:
- a CDS encoding methyltransferase domain-containing protein; its protein translation is MDPAVVSALRCPVCKSDTLSAAGGSLTCHRCDRRYPRAAAGYIDLLDVDGERAPATAAQRFMESELVARIYERFWRPFMVRALAGPGAAGAAGGFAGELFIHKNALGVDDRAGPWLDLSCGPGLFTRAFAAAAPGQSIIGLDISRPMLEEAAKRTRAYPNVTLVRADAHDLPFADRQLGGVNNAGALHVYDDPDQVFREVFRVIRPGGVYVGSTFVDAARLTSRLASRLSGIRRYDPHELRAQLSRVGFAEYEEVRLGDGFVFKAKKP
- a CDS encoding diguanylate cyclase, which produces MGVRRILIVDDDRSMLSAVADMVRDQGHEPHTATSWTDALRLYRQVRPDCVLLDVMMPTIDGFKMAQLLKREEEGGFVPIILITGLGDVESKRRGMASGADDFLTKPVNAVELEIRLASMLRIKDLADQLQRANDQLAELAATDGLTQLRNRRVLYEHLEREFARARRYKHPLAVFMLDVDHFKQVNDVHGHAVGDDVLRVVARVITTQTRETDIAGRYGGEEFVVLAPDTPTAAARVLGERIRAAVHAETEAADGVPAVTVSVGIATTESVQPAQFEDLLHLADEALYRAKKRGRNRVELAGR